Part of the Lichenicola cladoniae genome is shown below.
GCACGTCGCAGATAGGACGCAATTCCTCCGCCGTGTAGGCCGCCCCGGTCGGGTTGTTCGGCGAGTTCAGGAAGAACCACTTGGTCTTCGGCGTGATCGCCGCCTCGAGATCCTCGGCCCGCAGCTTGAAACCGGAGTTCGGGCCGCACGGAACGATGACCGGCGTGCCTTCGGCAAGGGCGACAATGTCCGGATACGAAACCCAGCACGGCGACGGAATGATGACCTCGTCGCCGGGCTCGAGCGTCGCCAGCATCGCGTTGAAGATCACCTGCTTGCCGCCGGTCGAGACGATGATCTCTTCCGGCGAGTAATCGAGCCCGGAATCCAGCCGGAACCGCTCGGCGACCGCCTTCTTGAGGGCCGGCGTCCCCGACACGTCGGTGTATTTGGTCTGGCCCGCCTCGATCGCCCGGATCGCCGCCTGCTTGACGTTCGCGGGCGTGTCGAAATCCGGTTCGCCGGCCGACAGGCTGATGATGTCCCTGCCCGCCGCCTTCAGCGCGCGCGCCTTGGACGAGATGGCAATGGTCTGGCTGGGGCTGATCTTGTTCAGGCGGGCGGCGATGAGGTCCATGATGATCTGCCAGAGGCTCCGAATAATGCACGAGTGAAACGCCGCGAAAGCTAGTGCGAAATCGCCGCCTGGGGAAACCGGCGGTGCGACAGGGCTGCTGCCCGGATGGTCAGATACCGAGAGAGAACAGGTTGAACCCCCACGGCGGCAGGTCGAGGAACAGGCCGGCCGAGGCGATTTCGGCGCCGTCGCGCGTATAGCGTTCGGCATGCATCCGGTCGGTCAGCGTCACCAGCCCGTCCGCCAAGTTCGCACGCACCCGGCACTGGCCGCGATCCGGCCCGTAATTCACCACCAGCAGAAACCTCGGCCCGTTCGCGTCGTGCCAGAGTGCGGCGATGAAACGCTGGTCGCTGGGATTGCCGTCCCAGGCCGGCGACGGGGACAGCGGCTCGTACCGGCCCTGTCGAAACACCGGCTCGTCGAGCACCGGCAGCAGATGGCGATAGAACGCCAGCACCGCCTCATCCACCGGCTCGTCCGGACCGCGATCGAGATGGATCGGGATGTGCACCCGCATGCCTTCGAGTTGGCCCTGGTGCAGGAACCGCAGGCCGGGTGCGGCGAACGCCAGCATCGCCGCTGCCTGGTGCCGGGGCCAGTCGAACGCAGCGGCGGCGCGCGCCTCGTCATGGTTCTCGAGGAAGCGCGCCAGGTGCGCCTGCGCGGCGGGATCGACTGCCAGCAGCGCCCGCACCCGCCCGGCATCGCCCGCCTGCAGCGCGTCGTAGAGAGCCTTGTCGTAGGAGAGGTCGAACCCGTCCTCGATCAGCCTGTGCTCCAGGCCCCAATAGACCTCGGCCATGAACAGGAATTTGGGATGTGCCGCCCGGACGGCGCGGGTCGCAGCCGGCCAGAACGGTGCCACCATGCGGCCAGCGAGACTGGCCGCCCAGGTGCGCTCAAACACGTCCGGCAGCAGCAGCATCGCCATGTCGCAGCGCACGCCATCGCAGGCATCCGCCACCGACAGCAGGGTTTTCGCCATCGCCGCCTGGGTTTCCGGGTTGGCGTAGTCGAGCTGGACGGTGTCCGGCCAGCCGGAAAAGTATGGATCACGGCCATGCGCGAAGATGCCGGCCCCGAGCCTCACCCAATTGGCGCGCGCGTCCGCCAGGTCTGCTTCGGTGCCCTGGATGAACAGCGAGGGCTGGGCCGTGACCCATGGGTGATCGAGCGCCATGTGGTTCGGCACCATGTCCAGCATCAGGCGCAGGCCGGCCCGGTTGACGCGCGCGCGCAGCCTCGCCAGCGCGGCATCGCCGCCAAACGCTGCCTCGGCGGTGTAGCCGGCGATGGCGAACGGGGAGCCGCAGATATCGTCCGGGGTCAGGTCGGGCAGCGCCTGCCGGAAACCTTCCTGCCAGTCCGGGTTGGTGCGGGAGATCGTGCGGCCGGCCGCTCCGGTCTGCCAGACACCGAGGAACCAGACCCAGTCGACGCCCAGCGTCTTCAGCGCCGAAAGCGTCTCGTCCGGAACGTCGTCGAACCCGGCCGGCCGGCCGAGCAAGCCTGAGATGCTGCGCATCAGGACACGCGTGTTGATCTGGTAGAGCATCGGGTTTGACGGCAGGTCGGGCATGCAGGTTCCTCTGGCGGCGAGACTACGTCAGGGCATGGGACTCCCGCCAGAATTCGCATCGGTCCGAATGGTCCGCCGGGGTCACCCCGAGTCGCGCCTCAGGCGCTCCCAGCCAAGTGGCTCATGCGACAACTTGATGACGGGGATTGCCGAAAAGGTCACATGACTTGCGGAGGATGGGGGCGTCTGCAATAAAAGAGTCTGTTTCTAGACGGCGCACACTGACTGGCGTTTCGTTGGACTGATTGCCAGGCTTTCCATGCGGCGTCCTTGTAAGGATGCGCACTTGCCTGACGGCGGCCTGCACTTTCCTGCTCTTGTGCTCAACGCGGATTTTCGTCCGCTCTCCTACTTTCCGCTCTCGGTCTGGTCCTGGCAGGACGCGATCAAGGCGGTCTTCCTCGACCGCGTCTCGGTGCTGAGCGAGTACGACCGCGAGGTCCACTCCCCGAGCCTGTCGATCCGGCTGCCGAGCGTCATCGCGCTGAAGGACTACATCCCCTCCGCACGGCGCCCTGCCTTCACCCGCTTCAACGTGTTCCTGCGCGACAACTTCTCCTGCCAGTACTGCCTGGATCGGCTGCCCACGCACGACCTCACCTTCGACCACGTGGTCCCGCGCTCCCGTGGCGGCCGCACCACCTGGGAGAACGTCGTCACCGCCTGCGGCAGCTGCAACCTGCTGAAGGGGAACCGGCTTCCGCGCGAGATCCACATGCATCCGCGCAAGGTTCCGTGCCAGCCGACGACCTGGGAGCTCCAGGATAACGGCCGCGCCTTCCCGCCGAACTTCCTGCACGAGAGCTGGCGCGACTACCTCTACTGGGACACCGTCCTGGAGAACTGACAGCCATCACTGGGGCAGACAGTCTTCGTGCGGCTGCCAAATCGTTGGCGATGCTGCCGGCGGAACGATCCGGGCGCGACCGGCAATGTCCGCAGGGTCTCGTCCTTCATGCTTCGCACCTCCACAACTTGAGCCGGTTGCGGTCCAAGCGCCGCGTCGACCGAGGTGGCGCTGCTCGTTGGCGTCAACTGATCGGGTCGTTCACCGCGGCGACGGCGACGGCGGCCCGACCGGATGCCGCACCGCCGAGATCTCGGCGCTGGCCCGGGCGATCGTGCCCACCAGGATTTCCTGGACGCCGGAAACGACGATCTGCACGCCGATGCACAGAAGGATCAGCGCGACCAGCCGGGTGACGATCCGGGCGCCCGACCGGCCAAGCATGAGGACGAAGCGCGGGGCGCTGGCATAGGCGACCCAGACCATCAGACAGACAGCGACGGCAGCGAGGCACGTGCCCAGGCTGAACTCCAGCCGGGCCAGCATCCCGCCCGCTTCCGGCCGTTCGGCACCCAGCGCGATCGCCACCGAAATGCTTCCCGGTCCCACCGTGAACGGCATGGTCAGCGGAAAGAACGCGGTGGACGACACATCGGCGGCCGCGGTACGGCCCTCCTGGTGCGCCTGGCGTTCCTTGTTGGCCTCGTTCTCTTCCGGCGCCTGCAGCAGGCTCCAGGCGCGCACTGCCACCACCAGACCGCCGGCGATGCGCAGGGCGCCGATAGTGATGCCGAAGAAGGCGAGCAGGGTGCTGCCGATGAACAGCGACACCAGCAGGATCAGCAGGCCGTATACTGCCACCCGCCGCGCCAGCATCGCCCGCTCGGCACCGCTGCGGCCGTCGGTCACCTCCGCGAAGATGAGTGCCGCACCGATCGGGTTGACGATCGAGAACAGCGCCGGAAACGCCAGCAGAAAGGCTCCGGACAGGCTCGCGAAGTTTGCA
Proteins encoded:
- a CDS encoding alpha-amylase family glycosyl hydrolase gives rise to the protein MPDLPSNPMLYQINTRVLMRSISGLLGRPAGFDDVPDETLSALKTLGVDWVWFLGVWQTGAAGRTISRTNPDWQEGFRQALPDLTPDDICGSPFAIAGYTAEAAFGGDAALARLRARVNRAGLRLMLDMVPNHMALDHPWVTAQPSLFIQGTEADLADARANWVRLGAGIFAHGRDPYFSGWPDTVQLDYANPETQAAMAKTLLSVADACDGVRCDMAMLLLPDVFERTWAASLAGRMVAPFWPAATRAVRAAHPKFLFMAEVYWGLEHRLIEDGFDLSYDKALYDALQAGDAGRVRALLAVDPAAQAHLARFLENHDEARAAAAFDWPRHQAAAMLAFAAPGLRFLHQGQLEGMRVHIPIHLDRGPDEPVDEAVLAFYRHLLPVLDEPVFRQGRYEPLSPSPAWDGNPSDQRFIAALWHDANGPRFLLVVNYGPDRGQCRVRANLADGLVTLTDRMHAERYTRDGAEIASAGLFLDLPPWGFNLFSLGI
- a CDS encoding HNH endonuclease, encoding MPDGGLHFPALVLNADFRPLSYFPLSVWSWQDAIKAVFLDRVSVLSEYDREVHSPSLSIRLPSVIALKDYIPSARRPAFTRFNVFLRDNFSCQYCLDRLPTHDLTFDHVVPRSRGGRTTWENVVTACGSCNLLKGNRLPREIHMHPRKVPCQPTTWELQDNGRAFPPNFLHESWRDYLYWDTVLEN
- a CDS encoding MarC family protein, coding for MAYLSAETANFASLSGAFLLAFPALFSIVNPIGAALIFAEVTDGRSGAERAMLARRVAVYGLLILLVSLFIGSTLLAFFGITIGALRIAGGLVVAVRAWSLLQAPEENEANKERQAHQEGRTAAADVSSTAFFPLTMPFTVGPGSISVAIALGAERPEAGGMLARLEFSLGTCLAAVAVCLMVWVAYASAPRFVLMLGRSGARIVTRLVALILLCIGVQIVVSGVQEILVGTIARASAEISAVRHPVGPPSPSPR